A genomic stretch from Hymenobacter psoromatis includes:
- a CDS encoding FAD-dependent oxidoreductase, translated as MSTPTYDAVVVGSGPNGLAAAIVMQQAGLSVLLLEGKTELGGGLRTAELTLPGFRHDICSAIHPLAVASPFFQTLPLAQYGLEYVTPPVAAAHPFDDGTAAFAAASLADSARSLGPDDAAYQRLLAPLIERWPRIADDVLAPLHFPKHPLDMARFGSLALLPATVLARRFGGEKAKGLLAGMAAHTIQPLSNLATSAAALVLLVAAHRRGWPLAKGGSQSLADALVAHFRALGGHVETGTYVRSLAQLPAARAVLLDVTPAQLLQIAGHQLSSLYQWQLRRYRYGMGVYKVDWALAEPIPFTAAECRRAGTVHLGGTLAEIAAGEQGASRGQHPARPFVLLAQQSQFDPTRAPAGQHTAWAYCHVPNGSRVDMTATIERQVERFAPGFRARILARHTFDTAQMEDYNPNYVGGDINGGLLDIGQLFTRPVLRASPYRTSLRGLYLCSSATPPGGGVHGMCGYYAARRALRDVFRLPAPPLYAER; from the coding sequence ATGAGCACTCCCACGTATGATGCCGTCGTCGTCGGCTCGGGTCCGAATGGGCTGGCCGCCGCCATTGTGATGCAGCAGGCGGGCTTGTCGGTGCTGCTGCTCGAAGGCAAGACGGAGCTGGGCGGCGGCCTGCGCACGGCCGAGCTGACGCTGCCCGGCTTTCGCCACGACATCTGCTCGGCTATTCACCCGCTGGCGGTGGCTTCGCCGTTCTTCCAGACCCTGCCGCTGGCCCAATATGGGCTTGAATACGTGACGCCGCCCGTGGCCGCTGCCCACCCTTTTGATGATGGCACGGCCGCCTTTGCAGCCGCTTCGCTCGCCGACTCGGCGCGCAGCCTGGGTCCCGACGACGCGGCCTACCAACGCCTGCTAGCCCCGCTCATCGAGCGGTGGCCGCGCATTGCGGACGACGTGCTGGCCCCGCTGCACTTCCCCAAGCACCCGCTGGATATGGCCCGGTTTGGCAGTCTGGCGCTGCTGCCGGCTACCGTGCTGGCCCGGCGCTTTGGGGGCGAAAAAGCTAAGGGGCTGCTGGCCGGCATGGCGGCCCACACCATTCAGCCGCTCAGCAACCTAGCTACTTCGGCCGCGGCGCTGGTGCTGCTGGTGGCGGCGCACCGGCGCGGCTGGCCCCTGGCCAAGGGCGGCTCGCAGTCGCTGGCCGATGCGCTGGTGGCGCACTTCCGGGCGCTGGGCGGCCACGTCGAAACGGGCACCTACGTGCGTTCGCTGGCGCAACTGCCGGCGGCGCGGGCGGTGCTCCTGGACGTGACGCCCGCCCAGCTGTTGCAGATTGCCGGGCACCAGCTTTCCAGTCTCTACCAGTGGCAGCTGCGGCGCTACCGCTACGGCATGGGCGTGTATAAGGTCGATTGGGCGCTGGCCGAACCCATTCCGTTCACGGCCGCCGAGTGCCGCCGCGCGGGCACGGTGCACCTGGGCGGCACGCTGGCCGAGATTGCCGCTGGCGAGCAGGGCGCATCGCGGGGCCAGCACCCGGCCCGGCCCTTCGTGCTGCTGGCCCAGCAAAGCCAATTTGACCCCACCCGCGCGCCCGCCGGCCAGCACACCGCCTGGGCCTACTGCCACGTGCCCAACGGCTCGCGCGTGGACATGACGGCCACTATCGAGCGCCAGGTGGAGCGCTTTGCGCCCGGCTTCCGCGCGCGGATTCTGGCCCGCCACACCTTCGACACCGCCCAGATGGAGGACTACAACCCCAACTACGTGGGCGGCGATATCAACGGCGGCTTGCTCGATATCGGCCAGCTATTTACCCGGCCGGTGCTGCGGGCGTCGCCCTACCGCACCTCGTTGCGGGGGCTGTATTTGTGCTCGTCGGCGACCCCGCCCGGCGGGGGCGTGCACGGCATGTGCGGCTACTACGCCGCCCGGCGGGCGCTGCGCGACGTGTTTCGGCTGCCCGCGCCGCCGCTTTACGCAGAACGGTGA